DNA sequence from the Mangifera indica cultivar Alphonso chromosome 18, CATAS_Mindica_2.1, whole genome shotgun sequence genome:
AAGACTTTTCTGTTAGAATTATATTGGAAAAAAATAGAGTCTGAATTTattaattggccaaaggacaagttcccacccaaggtttaatgaaaggaTAATTTTCACCCGTAAACtttcaaaatctaaatacccaccTATTTACTGTTATAAATaggaataaaattgtcatttaactaaaaatattaaaataataaaatattatcacgtTTTTcccccactcaaggtttgaaaaattgtcatttccgCCCTAAGGTTTCATTCCTTCTCCGACTACCCTTTCGTCTATTGGTGCTCCCTCTAGCCTTCATGACAAAGACGCAGTTATAAAAAGGCCACGAAGATGACAATTGGAAGCGACGTTGTCAAAGATCCATCGTGCAATAGATCGTCTAGAAGTAACATCGTCAAAGATCTATCACTCAATGGATCATCTGGAAGCAACGTCTGACGCCAACGATCTCCAACCaagatttagggttttagatcaggagaaagagagaagttggaagggagagagaacacAACTGAAGATGGCGAACTTCGTCATCTATAgtgatagtttcaaaaccctggagagaaaaagtgatttttcaaaccttcatgggaggaaataaatttataaacttaagggaaaataaattattttttatttttaataaaataataatttcacctctATTCATAATAGTAAATAAGTAGGTATTTGGGTCACATAATAGCACTACTTTTTAGACCACAGACTAATTAAGGTGGCTGCTTGCTGAGCCACCACTAAGGGCTTTTCCATGACTGGGGGACTTATTAGGTTGGCTTTTCCGCACAACACACTACTACTATTGGTCAAAACAAAACCAGCGAACTTCAGCAATATTTTACAAAGCATGCGTGCTTTTGTAAATTGACTTTGTTTTAAGTTTAATGGCAAAACAAACAGCGTAAGAGAGCTTCAATTCAAAGACTGCTAAAATTCGCATCGGCCGACACATAGATCCATTGGAAGAAATATATCTATGtaacacaaaaaaatttgttttatattcgAGTAGAGGAATCATCAACCCACCTCTGATTGACCTATAATTCGCCATCATTAGAGAGAGGAAGAAGTATTGGTATAATGTTTGGTTGGCTCCGATAACCGAATAAGTAGCAACAAGGTAAAACAACAAACCTTATGacgaaaatatttatttttcaaaccttaagtaAGGGGAAAGTCTTTTGGTCATTTTTGAAACTGTTGTCCACTTTTTTTTATACCGGTTGCAGGTTTCTTTCTCAACAGTTGCCCTCAGTGCTGCCATTTTTTGGTactgttaaataatttttttttttggctcgATTTAAttctgatttgatttaattttgattaatataatttattatgattctaatttaatatattttttattcaatatgattttgatttagtgtatgttatgtttttaattttgtagaattaaaattctttttcaaactgcactataatataataaattatacattttttttttgttaataataattattcaattcacAACACAATTCATAATTCTTCACATGCATGCCCATGGGTtatcaaacaataaaacaacattattttataacgataatattttatgtaaaaataatcgatattattgatattattttcataatcaaTTGTCGTGTGCAAGATTAATACCATAATAAGGGTTTAAATTAGTTAAGTGAGAGGTAATTTTAACATGGTTTCCGAAGTCTATATTtacattatgttattttttctaaaataatattttgaaagagTTTATATAGAGATTACAATAAAAGTATCTTGGgaactcaaatttttaaagaattttaatgacaaataatataaaaaatattttttaaaaatttacaaataataaaatgacaactaaaaaattaatttaattaataaactaaatactaatttatacttaatcatttttaaaagtattcaaataaaataatattttaataatttttttttattattgatcaaatatagtagttatttatatttattaatttttcatatttttaagaaaagatTACATTAACCAAACACACCTTAAGGATTTCTTTGACTATTAATATTataccaaacataataattaattatttatgcttaatttattcaatataataataatttatattttataataatttatagtaataacttaaaaattaaaaactaatgagggtaattaaaagaaaattctgtAAGTGgtaactttgaaatattaacatttatgGGCTACATACCAAAAATTCCTCCCAATGTTAACATTTATGTAGTATAAGGGTATAATTGCCATTTCAATTCTACATGCAAAATCACTCCTGTATAAATCCTTCCTCGTTCCATCTTTTCAATTCAACTCGTGCCTGCATTCTCGAAAGCCAAACGAAGATGCAGAGATTCGGTGGGAGAAAGATATTATCGGAAACAAATTCAACAATTTCTCGGCGGTGGCACCGCTGCTTCGCTCAGTTAGCGCAGAAACAGGAGGCGACTCTAAGGGACAATGAAGTTTTTCTTCCCAAAATGCCCCCGTTCGATTACTCTCCTCCTCCGTATACCGGCCCTTCCGCCGATGAAATATTGGCCAAGCGCAAAACCTATCTCAGCCCTTCACTCTTCCACTTCTATAGCAAACCTGTGAGTCATTTCCGTTCCGTGCatcattgaaattttaaattgagtcggtttcatttctcaaattcatttctaaaattttctttcttacaATATTTTGAGTGGGCCACACTTTTGAAATGGACAGTTAAGATGTAAAGGATTTTGATTATGTGAATGCGTGTGTGACAGCTGAACGTGGTGGATGGAAAGAAACAGTATTTGTTCGATGAGAACGGTCGTAGATACTTGGACGGTTTTGCAGGGATTGCTACGGTGGGTTGCGGCCATAGTCATCCTGATGTAGTCCACGCAGTGATTAACCAATTGAAGCGCATCCAACACTCCACAATCCTCTATCTCAACCATGTTATCGTTGATTTCGCGGAGGCCTTAGCCTCCAAAATGCCTGGCAATCTTAAGGTCTGTCTCTGTGTCATCGAAGATCGACCTTTCATCTTGTCTTTGCgaactttcaaaattaattttgattattttttatgcagGTGGTGTTCTTCACAAATTCGGGCACAGAAGCGAATGAATTAGCACTGATGATGGCAAGATTGTACACAGGATCTAATGACATAATTTCACTAAGGAATGCTTATCATGGTAACGCACCTGGAACTATGGCAGCCACAGGCCAGTCCAACTGGAAATTTAACGTTGTTCAGGTACCAATCTTTCATTCCAGAAGGCGTAGGTCCAGTGTTAAAGTGATTGAGAATGAATATTGTAGAGTTCTACGATATACGATATCATCGGAATAGCTACTAACTGCTTTCATTATCGTTTTGGCCAACAGAGTGGACTTCATCATGCCCTGAACCCAGACCCATACAGAGGTGTCTTTGGTTCAGATGGTGAAAAGTATGCAAAAGATGTGCAAGACCTCATTGACTTCGCAACTAGCGGTCATGTTGCTGGGTTCATTTCTGAAGCTATACAGGTAATTTTCATTTACTCTGAGTTGTTACCTCAATTAAAGTTTCAGCTccctgaatttgaattaagttgtCAGTCATATTCATATTTTCTTGTTACTTGACAGGGAGTTGGTGGCATAGTGGAGTTAGCCCCAGGTTACTTGCCTGCCGTTTATGAAAGTATTAGGAAAGCTGGAGGTCTTTGCATTGCTGATGAGGTTCAGGCCGGGTACGCTCGCACAGGGAGCCATTTCTGGAGCTTTGAGGCCCAAGGTGTTGTTCCCGACATAGTGACAATGGCAAAGGTTAGTTTGTCATTGCCTTTTATAGTTTCCCACTGTCTTTTGTGCTGGTTGAATTCGTCACGCGTTAGAATATGGTCATAATTTGATTACGTGTCGTGGTGATATGCGCAGGGTATTGGAAATGGCATTCCCCTAGGTGCTGTAGTAACCACTCCTGAGATTGCAGAGGTCCTCACTCGCCGCTCTTACTACAATACTTTTGGAGGAAACCCTTTATCTACAGCAGCAGGGCATGCTGTTTTGAAAGTGATTGAAAAAGAGAAGCTTCAGGAAAATGCATTTGTTGTTGGATCCTATCTGAAAGAAAGACTAACTTCCCTCATGGTTAAGCATGAGAGTAAGCTTagaattctttcaaattttacaatTCTTGGCTTCTCCTTATAAGATGACCTTGATGGTTGctgattatattatacaataatcTCTTCTCATCAGTTATTGGAGATGTAAGAGGAAGAGGCTTATTACTTGGAGTTGAACTTGTCACCGATCGCCAACAGAAAACACCCGCAAAGGCTGAAATTGCACATCTAATGGACCAGATGAAAGgtagttgtttttcttttccccttctTATTTCAATCCAGCCATCCTTTAAGCTTATGCTTATCAATAAACCACATGTTTTTCTAAAATGTAGAACATGGAGTACTGATTGGGAAAGGTGGATATTACGGAAATGTTTTCAGAGTTACACCTCCTCTCTGTTTCACAAAGGAAGATGCTGGTAGGTGTTCATATATACCAGGTtctaaaaaattgacaaaatggTATTGTTTTTCACATCAACTGTATTAATTGGTTCTAAAATACAACGTGTGCAGATTTCCTGGTTGATGTTATGGACTACGCCATGTCAAAGATGTAAAGTGAAGCAGCCACTGGGGTTTAATTTATGTAGAGTTGTACTACAAATATCTGTTttgaatgaaattattaattcatattacCTGCCTACAGTTTTGGCAAATGTTTTGAGCCAACAAATCGTTGTCTCTCTGAAACATTTAATCTTGGATTTTAATTAAGTGATGAGTCAACAACCGGTTGACTCTTCTCTTGGTaacttgaattttatttatctgGAGTAGCTCTTATTCCAGATTTCTGCATAGACAATATCTTCTTAAAGGGCATTGAGTTCAGCTAgataatttgtgtataaataatatgaataaatttataagacCGTCACTCTCCTCGCCAAAGTCCTGAAAACCAGTTCCCGATAAGTGAATACCACCAGTGACAAACCAATTCTTTACAATTAGGGAACATAGtggcagaaagaaagaaattgtaaaCTGAAACGAAGGAATACAACTAGATAAAGTAAGATTAGAATTAGATGCAAAATCCTTTCTTACATAAATTGAGTAGACAACGGCAGAAAACTAGTGGGTTCCTTATAATCATTGTATTCTTCATTTGTCATTAAACTATGCAATGTCTACAAAAGCAACCAAGAATATTCTTCAAGGAATGCACCAGCAGGGATACAATGATATGCATATAACATGTGATCACAATAAAAATCTATAACAGCAAAGCAAATTCAAATATCATACATAATTCAACAATACATAATACTTACAGCAGCCCAGGGTCTTCGCACTTGGAACTGTCAGCAAGCTAACATTGTGGTCAACTTGACATAGTCGGGCTGGTTGCAGTCCTCTGCCAAAACACACAGCTGTGCAGCATGCTTTTCAATCACTTTTGCACCCTCGTGAAGGCCCCGACCAATCCCCCCATGAGCAAGTGATTTTCTGAGAACAAATCTGCAATGCCGTCATGATGGCCTCGCCAAGAGGGGCTGGGGTGTTCTCAGCAGCAGTCGCAACCTCTTCACTGCaaaataattttccaaaatcaacaaaacagTGACAGAAAAGTACCAACACGCATACATGGCAAAAATTATTCCTTTCCCATAAGGTCtgaacaaaaatttgattttttttttttctgaatcaaatttccaaaattttcaaaagcctattaaattttacttttattattactgttattgtcacaggtaaaatcattatttaataaaaatatttgaaaaaattataaactcatcATATTTTCtccccaaatttaaaaattaacaatttttccccacctttctctcactcaaagtttgaaaaaatgactattttccccCTAGGATTTGCATTTTCTCTCTTGTTGCTTCTCTAAATATGGCCAACCTTCTCCCTCTCATCTTTTGAATGAAGACGAATCGTTGGCTGATGATTGTTGGCGAGGATCTATGCGACGCATAGATCGGTCAAACAAAGGCTTAAACTCTTTGTCCGATCGATCTATGCGCCAATTGATTCATAGATCCGCTGATGTGATCTGCCTCACCGACGAATCATCGACCAAAGATTCATCCTCGTCTAGGGGATGGAAGAGTAGAGGTTGGCCGGCTCTGGTCGCCAGAGAAGTAGCAAGGGAAAAATGCAAATCTTTGGGGGCAAATGTCatatttcaaactttgggtaaagAGAAGTgtgaagaaattgttagtttttaaacttgaaaaaaaatatgatgaatttataattttttaaaatatttttattaaatgatgattttacccttaacagtaataatgaaatttaacaaaaaagtggatatttagattttcaataccTAAATGATGGAAACTTGgatttgcaccaaaccttggctgggaaatagtcatttggccatttacaaattttcaaagcaagaGAGAAGACATTTAGAGACCTTGTAGGCGAAAATAGTAGAGTGAAAGCGGAATAACTGTGAGCAAATAGGAAGAGATAAAGAGAGGCGATTTtacaaaatagagaaaaaaacctGGTTGTATCTTAGTAATATatcaatttcttaaaaaaatagttgcatttgattaatatatcaatttctaaaagttattatatataattaagtagtTTTAGTCATCTCCTTTATCTTTCTCTAAAGGTAAAATTTGTTCAGTCATAATACTCATACTctagaattatattaaattatcgaTTACAcgatatattttaatttcttccaacatcttaatttaaaaaaaaaaatctctaaattaACACTTAATTTCTTTACAAATGGGTATAGTTAATgccaaaaatttgatttactaaatataaattcaaaacagGCCACCATCAACATTACCatgataaatatgaattatatgaCAGTTTGTTGACATGATAAGATGATGACTAGGTTAGATGCAGTCTTTTCACGCCATCCAGGTGCACAGGTCATTGATGAttcaaataagtcaaatttaatctcaaattgattattataaatttggtcTAAATTCAAATGGATTCTTATTCGATATAATTAGAATCATCCCTATTTTAGGTgagtttcattttctcttttataagTTGTAACCAAATTGGGTAATGTAATGGAAATTGGGCTCAGACTGGTTTACAAGACATTTATaaactcttttttgttttttgggctCAGATGAACCCATTTTTAAACTCAATCAAAGATCTAAAGTAAACTCAATTCAAGCTGATTGACAAGTTTAAGTACCAACAATGTCAATGGTAGTcgtattaaatatttgattttttatattgtataaaatattatatagtaggaTATTTCCTTTGTAGGTATACTTTTATTatgtcatatttaaaaaaatatatattaatttatattaataatatatatcatataatacgataaATCTATTGTATGataccaattttttatatattttaaaataaaaatattttaaatattttaaagtatatattacttttttttgttaatatcttattatattatataatacatatcatatattttaagatGGTGATCATTATGAAGGCAATGGCAAGTTTCCTCAATTTTGCAATTGGTGTCCCGAGGCATAAGAAATAAGAATAACAGTTGGTTGTAAAGCAGTCATATTCATATTATACCACCGACCATTGATAATTTctctacacacacacacattgaTTGGCCTTCAATTCTGAAAATTTCGGTTGCAGCAGCGCCAGCCTGGCCACAATTATACCGACCACCCAAACCATGAGTTGGCTATCAGTCCAGACCCAGTTTCCAATTTCAATGGTGGGtgaacttttcttttcttttctttccacaAGTAACTTGACAATCTCTTAAATTTCAACA
Encoded proteins:
- the LOC123201646 gene encoding alanine--glyoxylate aminotransferase 2 homolog 2, mitochondrial-like, with translation MQRFGGRKILSETNSTISRRWHRCFAQLAQKQEATLRDNEVFLPKMPPFDYSPPPYTGPSADEILAKRKTYLSPSLFHFYSKPLNVVDGKKQYLFDENGRRYLDGFAGIATVGCGHSHPDVVHAVINQLKRIQHSTILYLNHVIVDFAEALASKMPGNLKVVFFTNSGTEANELALMMARLYTGSNDIISLRNAYHGNAPGTMAATGQSNWKFNVVQSGLHHALNPDPYRGVFGSDGEKYAKDVQDLIDFATSGHVAGFISEAIQGVGGIVELAPGYLPAVYESIRKAGGLCIADEVQAGYARTGSHFWSFEAQGVVPDIVTMAKGIGNGIPLGAVVTTPEIAEVLTRRSYYNTFGGNPLSTAAGHAVLKVIEKEKLQENAFVVGSYLKERLTSLMVKHEIIGDVRGRGLLLGVELVTDRQQKTPAKAEIAHLMDQMKEHGVLIGKGGYYGNVFRVTPPLCFTKEDADFLVDVMDYAMSKM